In Scatophagus argus isolate fScaArg1 chromosome 14, fScaArg1.pri, whole genome shotgun sequence, the following proteins share a genomic window:
- the LOC124071180 gene encoding heart- and neural crest derivatives-expressed protein 1-like: MNLIGGYQHHHHLMHEPFPFVQRCHQDAPYFQSWVVNHGEVPPDFQIQAPYPAAELGAPGTTHDVRLEGLQAGMGKRRTSGPKKERRRTESINTAFAELRECIPNVPADTKLSKIKTLRLATSYIAYLMDVLAKDSGETEGFKAEIKKFENRDLKRKREPTDGLQESLGAEKKVKGRTGWPQQVWALELNQ; the protein is encoded by the exons ATGAACCTCATAGGGGGCTACCAGCATCACCACCACCTGATGCACGAACCCTTCCCGTTCGTCCAGCGGTGTCACCAGGATGCGCCCTACTTCCAGAGCTGGGTGGTGAACCACGGCGAGGTGCCGCCGGACTTCCAAATCCAGGCGCCCTACCCGGCCGCGGAGCTCGGGGCGCCCGGAACGACGCACGACGTGCGGCTGGAGGGGCTCCAGGCGGGGATGGGGAAGAGGAGGACGTCGGGGCCGAAGAAGGAGCGCAGGCGGACGGAGAGCATCAACACAGCTTTCGCCGAGCTGAGGGAGTGTATCCCCAACGTTCCCGCGGACACCAAACTGTCTAAAATTAAAACTTTACGCCTGGCGACCAGTTACATCGCATACCTGATGGACGTCCTGGCCAAAGACTCAGGGGAAACGGAGGGCTTTAAGGCCGAGATTAAGAAATTTGAAAACCGGGATCTGAAAAGAAAACGGGAGCCG ACCGACGGCCTGCAGGAGTCGTTAGGAGCCGAGAAGAAGGTGAAGGGCCGGACCGGGTGGCCGCAGCAGGTCTGGGCCCTGGAGCTCAACCAGtga
- the sap30l gene encoding histone deacetylase complex subunit SAP30L, whose protein sequence is MNGFSTEEDSHDGPPAPPFYGQSCCLIEDGERCGRSAGNASFSKRIQKSISQKKLKLDIDKSVRHLYICDFHKNFIQSVRNKRKRKTSDDGGESPDHDVEVPEVDLFQLQVNTLRRYKRHYKLQTRPGLNKAQLAETVSRHFRNIPVNEKETLTYFIYMVKSSKSRLDQKGDGGKPLD, encoded by the exons ATGAATGGGTtcagcacagaggaagacagcCACGATGGACCGCCTGCTCCGCCGTTTTAtggacagagctgctgtctgatCGAAGACGGAGAGCGCTGCGGCCGGTCAGCTGGAAACGCCTCCTTCAGCAAGAGGATCCAGAAAAGCATATCGCAGAAGAAACTCAAACTGGACATTGACAAGAGT GTGCGGCACCTGTACATCTGTGACTTCCATAAGAATTTCATCCAGAGTGTCCGcaacaagaggaagaggaagaccaGTGATGATGGAGGAGAGTCCCCGGACCACGATGTGGAGGTTCCTGAG GTGGACCTTTTCCAGCTGCAGGTGAACACATTGAGACGCTACAAGCGACACTACAAGCTGCAGACCAGACCTGGACTCAACAAGGCCCAGCTGGCAGAG acgGTGAGTCGTCACTTCAGGAATATCCCGGTGAACGAGAAGGAGACGCTGACCTACTTCATTTACATGGTGAAGAGCAGCAAGAGCCGCTTGGACCAGAAAGGCGACGGCGGCAAACCGCTGGACTAA